One region of Epilithonimonas zeae genomic DNA includes:
- a CDS encoding sensor histidine kinase: MKIGTDKNYRPNIGFQILFWIALFLLIEARNYGEYENANIQLIFYYDLCHWIFQIISANFIYYVLIKHFFDRKKYFSFSILLLVSLYVFSVINRLFIVYIAEPFFCNYPQDSIYSIFTDIRYLLISYTFSIITGAFAFVSVMFMLRYKSEKQNTTKLLKEKAELELKVLKSQLNPHFLFNTLNNIYSLSIINSEKTSESISRLSEILDYVLYKGQNKTVNISDEISIIDDYIELEKLRYDERLKIFKRQKLNSENKIPPLLYLSLVENSFKHGAGKSAGNIEINIEIETDENQSVFRIKNTYSETLKSERESLGLNNIEEQLKIFYENQFEFNVSEIGNWFEVEIITPATE, encoded by the coding sequence GTGAAAATCGGAACTGACAAAAATTATCGACCAAACATTGGCTTTCAAATTTTATTTTGGATAGCACTTTTTCTGTTGATTGAAGCAAGAAATTATGGAGAATATGAGAATGCTAATATTCAATTGATTTTTTACTATGATTTGTGCCATTGGATTTTTCAGATTATCAGTGCGAATTTTATTTATTATGTTCTCATAAAGCATTTTTTTGACCGAAAAAAGTATTTCTCATTTTCAATTTTACTGCTTGTTTCTCTTTATGTTTTTTCTGTTATTAACCGCCTTTTTATTGTTTACATAGCCGAACCTTTTTTTTGTAATTATCCGCAAGACAGCATTTATAGTATTTTTACAGACATCAGATATCTGTTGATTAGTTATACTTTTTCTATTATTACAGGAGCTTTTGCCTTTGTTTCAGTGATGTTTATGCTGCGATATAAAAGTGAAAAACAAAACACGACCAAACTTTTGAAGGAAAAAGCAGAATTAGAATTGAAAGTTCTGAAGTCACAGCTTAATCCTCATTTTTTGTTCAATACACTCAATAATATTTATTCGCTTTCCATTATTAATTCGGAGAAAACTTCAGAATCTATCAGCAGACTTTCGGAAATTTTGGACTATGTTCTTTATAAAGGTCAGAATAAAACGGTTAATATTTCGGATGAAATTTCTATCATTGATGATTATATTGAGCTTGAAAAACTGAGATATGACGAACGTCTGAAAATATTCAAAAGACAAAAACTAAATTCTGAAAACAAAATTCCACCATTGTTGTATCTTTCTTTGGTTGAAAATTCCTTCAAACACGGTGCAGGAAAATCGGCTGGAAATATTGAAATTAATATTGAAATTGAAACGGATGAAAATCAATCTGTTTTTCGAATCAAAAATACCTATTCAGAAACTTTAAAATCTGAACGTGAAAGTTTGGGATTAAATAATATAGAAGAGCAATTGAAAATATTTTATGAGAATCAATTTGAATTTAATGTTTCAGAAATCGGAAATTGGTTTGAAGTAGAAATAATTACGCCCGCAACAGAATGA
- a CDS encoding Pycsar system effector family protein yields the protein MDILKISEDYVKNLFKDRLSSVYTYHNLDHTIQVVDKIKILAKEESIGPEDTENLLLAGWFHDLGYIDDADNHEEESRKEAANFLKQYGFSEDRIAKIGELILATDKFYKPKNHLEEIIKDADLYHLASDDYFRICENLRQEIKEVHHQKFSKQQWSELNIVFFSKHQFYTKFAKENWQPIKEKNVDKILSHIQNLKEEKKKKAAEDNDKALLNKKKLEKLESPERGIETMFRVTLNNHTKLSQIADSKANILLSVNAIIISIALSSLIPKLDAPSNSHLIIPTFVMVIFSVICIILAIMSTRPKVSSGTFTRKEIEEKKVNLLFFGNFYKMPMEEYLWAMKEMMNDRQYLYDTMIKDLYYLGVVLNRKYKLLRLTYTVFTIGIIVSVVAFVVAFRNVTV from the coding sequence ATGGATATTTTGAAAATTTCGGAAGATTATGTTAAAAATTTATTCAAAGATAGATTATCTTCTGTTTATACTTATCACAATCTTGACCACACGATTCAGGTTGTAGATAAGATAAAAATCCTTGCAAAAGAAGAAAGCATTGGTCCCGAAGATACAGAGAATCTGCTTTTGGCAGGCTGGTTTCACGATTTGGGTTATATTGATGATGCTGATAATCACGAAGAAGAAAGCCGAAAAGAAGCTGCAAACTTTTTAAAGCAATATGGTTTTTCCGAAGATAGAATTGCCAAAATCGGAGAACTGATCCTGGCAACGGACAAATTTTACAAGCCTAAAAATCATCTGGAAGAAATCATAAAAGATGCGGATTTGTATCATTTGGCTTCGGATGATTATTTCAGGATTTGTGAGAATCTGAGACAGGAAATCAAGGAGGTGCATCATCAGAAATTCAGCAAGCAACAGTGGTCTGAGCTTAATATTGTTTTCTTTTCGAAACATCAGTTTTATACCAAATTTGCTAAAGAAAACTGGCAGCCGATCAAAGAAAAAAATGTGGATAAAATCCTTTCTCACATCCAGAATCTGAAAGAAGAAAAAAAGAAAAAAGCGGCTGAAGATAATGATAAAGCACTTCTGAATAAGAAAAAGCTTGAGAAACTGGAAAGCCCTGAACGTGGTATAGAAACAATGTTCCGGGTGACATTGAACAACCACACCAAACTGAGCCAAATTGCCGATAGCAAAGCGAATATTCTGCTTTCCGTCAACGCGATTATTATTTCAATTGCATTATCATCTTTGATTCCAAAACTGGATGCGCCAAGTAATTCGCATTTGATTATTCCGACATTTGTGATGGTCATATTCAGTGTGATTTGTATTATTTTGGCGATTATGTCTACGAGACCGAAAGTATCCAGCGGAACTTTTACCAGAAAGGAAATAGAGGAGAAAAAAGTAAACCTTCTGTTCTTCGGAAATTTCTACAAAATGCCGATGGAAGAATATCTCTGGGCAATGAAAGAAATGATGAACGACCGACAATATTTGTACGATACAATGATAAAAGACCTCTATTATCTGGGCGTTGTTCTAAATAGAAAATACAAATTATTGAGACTGACTTACACGGTCTTCACAATTGGAATTATTGTTTCTGTGGTGGCTTTTGTGGTGGCTTTTCGGAATGTGACGGTTTAG
- a CDS encoding acyltransferase family protein: protein MQTTSSQRFNGLDHLRAIAILLVLMYHYRAFIHPDWIDIYGRFGWTGVDLFFVLSGFLISNQLFQEIKNRGNFSLKSFFIKRFFRIIPPYFFTLLLYFCFPFFRERESLSPLWKFLSFTQNYGLDVINKGTFSHAWSLCIEEQFYLILPFSLLSLIKSKTLKYLIVMIAFIILFSIFARYFSWQEYVFPNINSNKFWKVWYMKIYYPTHTRLDGLAIGVLIGYLFQNFSRFRKIIDENGNLFLLSGLAFLGFSLWVCNDQSSEFASIFGFTFVAVNYGFIVISAISKSSFLNKSKNYFTTQLANLSFAIYLSHKGIIHIIQSLIEYYKISISENLLLIICLIGCILGGLFYRYFIEKPSLKLRNKISANFSS from the coding sequence ATGCAGACTACTTCCTCTCAAAGATTCAATGGATTAGACCATCTGAGAGCCATTGCAATTCTTTTGGTATTAATGTATCATTATCGAGCTTTTATACATCCAGATTGGATAGATATTTATGGGCGTTTTGGCTGGACTGGAGTTGATTTGTTCTTTGTATTAAGTGGTTTTCTGATTTCAAATCAATTATTTCAGGAAATTAAAAATCGTGGGAATTTCAGTTTGAAATCATTTTTCATAAAACGTTTTTTCAGGATTATCCCGCCTTATTTTTTCACATTACTATTATATTTCTGCTTTCCTTTTTTCAGAGAAAGAGAATCGCTTTCGCCGTTATGGAAATTTCTCAGCTTCACTCAGAATTATGGCTTAGATGTCATCAACAAAGGAACGTTTTCACACGCTTGGTCATTGTGTATTGAGGAGCAATTCTATCTAATTCTGCCTTTTTCATTACTATCACTCATCAAATCAAAAACATTGAAATATCTAATTGTTATGATTGCATTCATTATATTATTTTCAATTTTTGCGAGGTATTTTTCTTGGCAGGAATACGTTTTTCCAAATATCAATTCGAATAAATTTTGGAAGGTCTGGTATATGAAAATCTATTATCCAACGCACACTAGATTGGACGGATTGGCTATCGGCGTTTTAATTGGATATCTGTTTCAAAATTTTTCAAGATTCAGAAAGATTATTGATGAAAATGGCAATTTGTTTTTGCTGTCAGGTTTAGCTTTTCTTGGCTTCTCTTTATGGGTTTGCAATGACCAATCTTCTGAATTTGCATCGATATTTGGATTCACATTCGTTGCTGTAAATTATGGTTTTATAGTGATTTCTGCGATTTCGAAATCCTCATTCCTGAACAAATCAAAAAACTATTTCACAACTCAATTAGCAAATTTATCTTTTGCAATCTATCTTTCTCACAAGGGAATTATCCATATTATTCAAAGCCTGATAGAATATTACAAAATTTCCATTTCGGAAAATTTGTTATTGATTATCTGTTTAATAGGATGTATTCTTGGAGGATTATTTTACAGATATTTTATTGAAAAACCGAGTTTAAAATTGAGGAATAAAATCTCTGCTAATTTCTCTTCGTAA
- the queA gene encoding tRNA preQ1(34) S-adenosylmethionine ribosyltransferase-isomerase QueA produces the protein MKTSDFNFDLPAELLAEHPSENRDEARLMVLNRKTETIEHRLFKDVIDYFDEKDLFIFNNTKVFPARLFGNKEKTGAKIEVFLLRELDAETRVWDVLVDPARKIRIGNKLFFTEDESLVAEVIDNTTSRGRTLRFLFDGSYDEFRAKLTELGETPLPKYIKREVEPEDAERYQTIYAKVEGAVAAPTAGLHFSKHLMKRLEIKGIDFAEITLHVGLGTFNPIEVEDLSKHKMESEEAIIDEKNAAIINKAVEEGRRVCAVGTTTMRALETSVSSNKKISAYRGWTNKFIYPPHEFGVANAMITNFHTPKSTLIMMIAAFANKDFIMRAYEEAIKEKYKFYSYGDAMLIL, from the coding sequence ATGAAAACATCTGATTTCAATTTCGATTTGCCAGCAGAATTATTGGCAGAACACCCGTCAGAAAACCGTGATGAGGCAAGGTTGATGGTTCTTAACAGAAAAACTGAAACTATCGAGCATCGCCTTTTCAAAGATGTTATTGATTATTTTGATGAGAAAGACCTTTTCATTTTTAATAATACCAAAGTTTTCCCTGCAAGATTATTTGGAAACAAAGAAAAAACAGGAGCTAAGATTGAAGTTTTCTTGTTGAGAGAATTGGATGCTGAAACTCGTGTTTGGGACGTTTTGGTTGACCCGGCAAGAAAAATCAGAATCGGTAATAAATTATTCTTCACAGAAGATGAGTCTCTTGTTGCAGAAGTTATCGATAATACAACTTCTAGAGGAAGAACATTGAGATTCTTGTTTGATGGTTCTTATGATGAGTTCCGTGCAAAATTGACAGAACTTGGAGAAACACCACTTCCTAAATACATCAAAAGAGAGGTTGAGCCGGAAGATGCAGAAAGATATCAAACCATCTATGCCAAAGTTGAAGGTGCTGTAGCAGCTCCAACTGCAGGTCTTCACTTTTCAAAGCACTTGATGAAGAGATTAGAGATCAAAGGAATCGATTTTGCAGAGATCACTCTTCACGTTGGTTTGGGAACTTTCAACCCAATCGAAGTTGAAGATCTATCCAAGCACAAAATGGAATCTGAAGAAGCTATTATCGATGAGAAGAACGCAGCAATCATTAACAAAGCTGTAGAAGAAGGACGCAGAGTTTGCGCCGTGGGAACAACGACGATGAGAGCTTTGGAAACTTCTGTTTCTTCTAACAAAAAAATCTCAGCTTACAGAGGTTGGACCAACAAGTTCATCTATCCACCTCACGAATTCGGTGTAGCCAATGCAATGATTACCAACTTCCACACACCTAAATCCACGCTGATTATGATGATCGCCGCTTTTGCGAACAAAGATTTCATAATGAGAGCATATGAGGAAGCTATTAAAGAAAAATACAAGTTCTATTCTTACGGAGATGCAATGTTGATTCTTTAA
- a CDS encoding GNAT family N-acetyltransferase — translation MIETKRLLLKPYSLDFAEEFYTKFQNDKTYLEDYFSRTLSVTKTLQETKLYFQKKIESFKSEEGFYFGIFLKESDELIGHISIREIDWSVPKGELAYFIFNDFSGNKYSYEALEAFRNFCMNEKKMTRIFMKIAPDNIASKKVAEFCNFEFEGLLKNDYRKRQEVLTDMLLYSFTKRN, via the coding sequence ATGATTGAAACCAAACGACTGCTTCTAAAACCGTATTCGCTGGATTTTGCTGAGGAATTTTATACTAAATTTCAAAATGACAAAACTTATCTGGAAGATTACTTTTCGAGAACTTTAAGTGTTACGAAAACTCTGCAAGAAACCAAATTGTATTTCCAAAAAAAGATTGAAAGTTTTAAAAGTGAAGAAGGTTTCTATTTTGGGATTTTTCTCAAAGAATCAGATGAATTGATCGGTCATATTTCAATTAGAGAAATCGATTGGTCGGTTCCGAAAGGTGAGTTGGCGTATTTTATTTTCAATGATTTTTCGGGTAATAAATATTCTTATGAAGCTTTGGAAGCTTTTCGTAATTTCTGTATGAATGAAAAAAAAATGACCCGAATCTTTATGAAAATCGCACCGGACAATATCGCCAGCAAAAAAGTAGCGGAATTCTGCAATTTCGAGTTTGAAGGCTTGCTGAAAAACGATTACAGAAAACGACAAGAAGTTCTTACGGATATGTTGCTTTATTCGTTTACGAAGAGAAATTAG
- a CDS encoding metallophosphoesterase, translating into MRYIYQLYLFIILLFVAVSCAVQNADYGKNAKDFAKNPTIKDSIIHTFYLVGDAGNLDQDEAFHNMNILKDSLSKAPENSTLMFLGDNIYPVGMPKKEDEHRALAEKKMDNQILLSQQFKGKTIFIPGNHDWYNNGIKGLKREEDYVTEKLNDKSAFAPRNGCPIETRKINKKLTLILVDTEWVLANWDKNPGINEKCDLKTREDFYTEFEDQLNKNQNKTIVIATHHPLMTNGSHGGRYSWEKQIFPLENKIPLPILGTGINLMRATGGITHQDISNQNYKNLADRLKTLISGRKNVIVVSGHDHNLQYIEQADIRQIVSGAGSKTESAKAVGSNDFSFGKNGYAELKISKSGNAEVSFYSLNPEKSELLFRKTVLGKEEKPKQDFPNQFSEYSQASIYDSTMTKKSKLYEFLWGKHYREYYSEKINVKNLELDTLFGGVKTDRAGGGHQTKSLRLETKSGNEYVIRALKKSGVRFLQAVAFKNQYVIDDFSDSYADKFLLDFYTTSHPYTPLVIGGMADKLGIRHTTPELFYIPKQKTLKNFNENFGNELYYLEDRPMETEENPNKVLGTDEVILNLAKDEKYKMDEKAWIKARLFDMLIGDWDRHHDQWKFESRKENGNVIYSPIPKDRDQAFAKYDGFITGILMEFPELKHMQNFDYQMESVKWFNREPYPLDLIFAKNSNGKDWQGVAEFIQNNLSENDIREAFKKLPKEVQDNVSEDLIQKLLTRKGDLEKYASAYFKFLQEKVILTGTDKKDKFVVTRLPNNETEVKIIRLKKSGEELQSSKLYSGLMTKEILLYGLGDDDEFVVEGKQKSSIRVRLLGGLDNDKYAVSNSKKVTIYDYKSKPNNFENKGNTTLKLTDDYDINQYNYRNAKYNVFTTFMNFNFNPDDALAIGFNADYTVNDFIKNPYSQKHHFTANYFTGTKGYEFAYQAMFPMLKGNWFYGLDTRVTSSHYIRNFYGIGNETVNPKEEYGNRFNNVRAREFGFSPSINWNKNASTFSAKLNYEILKIDRTANRYISIPGVVNDDVFKSKQFGGADLSFNYENYDNKANPKLGMKFDIRTVWNMNLQNTDRQYTSLETGLGFLHYLTQNQRLVWSSYAKAKWLFGNDYEFYQMATLGGNKDLRGFRFNRFYGKNSFYQTSDLRYEIGKIKNSILPLSYGFFGGFDLGRVWNPNESSNKWHNSYGGGFWLNAVDAISANISYFTSSDGGRLVVGIGGTF; encoded by the coding sequence ATGAGATACATATACCAATTATATCTTTTTATCATACTTCTGTTTGTTGCGGTTTCCTGCGCCGTTCAAAACGCCGATTATGGAAAAAACGCCAAAGATTTTGCCAAAAATCCAACGATTAAAGACAGCATCATCCATACGTTTTATTTGGTTGGTGATGCTGGGAATCTTGATCAGGATGAAGCTTTCCACAATATGAATATTCTGAAAGATTCATTATCCAAAGCTCCGGAAAATAGTACTTTGATGTTTTTAGGCGATAATATTTATCCAGTCGGGATGCCAAAAAAAGAGGACGAACATAGAGCTTTGGCGGAGAAAAAAATGGATAACCAGATTTTATTATCTCAACAGTTCAAAGGAAAAACGATTTTCATTCCCGGCAATCACGATTGGTACAACAACGGCATCAAAGGTTTGAAAAGAGAAGAAGATTATGTCACAGAAAAACTGAATGACAAATCGGCTTTCGCACCAAGAAACGGTTGTCCCATCGAAACCAGAAAAATCAACAAAAAACTGACTTTGATTTTAGTGGACACAGAATGGGTTTTAGCCAATTGGGACAAAAATCCGGGTATCAATGAAAAGTGCGACCTCAAAACCCGCGAAGATTTCTATACAGAATTCGAAGACCAATTGAATAAAAATCAGAATAAAACAATCGTAATTGCAACACATCATCCTTTGATGACGAACGGTTCGCACGGCGGAAGATACTCTTGGGAAAAGCAAATTTTTCCTTTGGAAAATAAAATTCCACTGCCAATTCTCGGAACGGGAATCAATCTGATGCGTGCAACTGGCGGAATCACACACCAGGATATCAGCAATCAGAACTATAAAAATTTGGCAGACCGACTGAAAACATTGATTAGCGGAAGGAAAAATGTCATCGTAGTTTCCGGTCACGACCACAATCTACAATACATCGAGCAAGCTGACATTCGTCAAATAGTAAGCGGAGCAGGTTCCAAAACCGAATCTGCAAAAGCCGTTGGAAGCAATGATTTTTCATTTGGAAAAAACGGATATGCAGAACTGAAAATCTCAAAATCAGGAAATGCTGAAGTGAGTTTTTACAGTCTTAATCCAGAAAAATCGGAATTGCTTTTCAGAAAAACGGTTTTAGGAAAAGAAGAAAAACCGAAGCAAGATTTTCCCAATCAGTTTTCAGAATATTCCCAAGCATCGATTTATGACTCTACGATGACGAAGAAAAGTAAGCTCTACGAGTTTCTTTGGGGAAAACATTACCGTGAATATTATTCGGAAAAAATCAATGTCAAAAATCTGGAATTAGATACATTATTCGGTGGGGTAAAAACGGATAGAGCAGGAGGCGGACATCAGACCAAATCCCTTCGTCTGGAAACCAAATCCGGAAACGAATATGTGATTCGAGCGCTGAAAAAAAGCGGTGTGAGATTTTTACAGGCTGTAGCGTTCAAAAATCAATATGTAATTGATGATTTTTCGGATAGTTATGCGGACAAATTTTTGTTGGATTTTTATACAACTTCACATCCTTACACGCCTTTGGTAATCGGTGGAATGGCAGACAAATTGGGAATTCGTCACACAACACCAGAACTTTTTTATATTCCAAAACAGAAAACTCTTAAAAACTTCAATGAGAATTTTGGAAATGAGTTGTATTATCTCGAAGACCGACCAATGGAAACCGAGGAAAATCCGAACAAAGTTCTAGGAACCGATGAAGTAATCCTGAATCTTGCCAAAGATGAAAAATATAAAATGGATGAAAAAGCGTGGATCAAAGCACGTTTGTTCGATATGTTGATTGGTGATTGGGACAGGCATCACGACCAATGGAAATTCGAATCCAGGAAAGAAAATGGCAACGTAATTTACAGCCCGATTCCGAAAGACAGAGACCAAGCCTTCGCCAAATATGACGGTTTTATTACAGGGATTTTGATGGAATTTCCGGAGCTGAAACATATGCAAAATTTTGATTATCAGATGGAAAGCGTAAAGTGGTTTAACAGAGAGCCTTATCCGTTGGATTTGATTTTTGCTAAAAACTCTAATGGAAAAGATTGGCAGGGTGTAGCGGAATTTATTCAAAATAATTTGTCAGAAAATGACATCCGAGAAGCATTTAAAAAACTACCAAAAGAAGTTCAGGACAACGTTTCGGAAGATTTGATTCAGAAATTACTGACGAGAAAAGGAGACCTTGAAAAATATGCTTCGGCTTATTTCAAATTTCTTCAAGAGAAAGTGATTTTGACTGGAACTGACAAAAAAGACAAGTTTGTAGTTACCAGATTACCGAATAACGAAACCGAAGTCAAAATCATCAGGCTGAAAAAATCGGGAGAAGAATTGCAGTCATCCAAGCTTTATTCGGGATTGATGACAAAAGAAATTTTGTTGTATGGTCTGGGTGATGATGACGAATTTGTAGTAGAAGGCAAACAGAAATCAAGTATTAGAGTCAGACTTTTAGGTGGGTTAGACAATGACAAATATGCAGTTTCCAATTCCAAAAAAGTCACGATTTACGATTACAAAAGCAAACCGAATAACTTTGAAAATAAAGGAAATACCACTCTGAAGTTGACTGATGATTACGACATCAATCAGTACAATTACAGAAATGCGAAATACAATGTTTTCACCACGTTTATGAACTTCAATTTCAATCCGGATGATGCGCTGGCGATTGGTTTCAATGCAGATTATACGGTGAATGATTTTATCAAGAATCCGTATTCTCAGAAACACCATTTTACAGCCAACTATTTCACGGGAACCAAAGGTTATGAGTTTGCTTATCAGGCAATGTTTCCGATGTTGAAAGGCAATTGGTTTTACGGTTTGGATACGAGAGTGACGAGTTCGCATTACATCAGGAATTTCTACGGAATCGGGAATGAAACGGTTAATCCAAAAGAAGAATATGGGAATCGATTCAATAATGTGAGAGCTCGAGAATTTGGATTTTCACCGTCTATTAACTGGAACAAAAATGCATCAACATTCTCCGCAAAACTGAATTACGAAATTCTGAAAATCGATAGAACAGCGAATCGTTATATCTCCATTCCTGGCGTTGTGAATGATGATGTTTTCAAATCAAAACAGTTTGGTGGAGCGGATTTGTCATTCAATTATGAGAATTATGACAATAAAGCAAATCCAAAATTGGGAATGAAATTCGATATCAGAACGGTTTGGAATATGAACCTTCAAAACACGGACAGACAATATACTTCACTGGAAACCGGACTTGGTTTTCTGCATTATCTGACGCAAAATCAAAGATTGGTCTGGTCTTCTTATGCGAAGGCAAAATGGCTTTTCGGTAACGATTACGAGTTTTATCAAATGGCGACGTTGGGCGGAAACAAAGATTTGCGAGGTTTCCGTTTTAACCGTTTTTATGGGAAAAACTCTTTTTATCAAACTTCAGATTTGCGTTATGAAATAGGCAAAATCAAAAACTCGATTTTACCTTTGAGTTACGGATTTTTCGGTGGATTTGATTTAGGAAGAGTTTGGAATCCGAATGAAAGTTCTAATAAATGGCACAACTCATACGGAGGTGGATTTTGGCTGAATGCAGTTGACGCCATCTCTGCCAATATTTCTTATTTTACATCGTCAGACGGCGGAAGATTGGTTGTCGGGATTGGCGGGACTTTTTAA
- a CDS encoding LytR/AlgR family response regulator transcription factor, which produces MINCIIIDDEPLAVKLLENHISKIDSLKLVATAKNAIEAYQILQTKPVDLMFLDIEMPNLNGIEFLKSLNRKPKTIFTTAYREFAIEGFELEAVDYILKPITFERFFKSVERVLRNIPSDEQTEDFIIVKSDGLNRKIILSDILYFESQGNDVRIILQNEGKIITKNKMTDLENSLSDRAFVRIHRSFLINSKYVIAFNNNELNLGKYNIPVGRSYRKEFEDFVEKFSASRLL; this is translated from the coding sequence ATGATAAATTGTATTATAATTGATGACGAACCTCTGGCTGTAAAGCTTTTGGAAAACCATATTTCAAAGATTGATTCTCTGAAACTGGTCGCAACTGCAAAAAACGCAATCGAAGCTTATCAAATATTGCAGACAAAACCTGTTGACCTAATGTTTCTCGATATCGAAATGCCCAATCTTAACGGAATCGAATTTCTGAAATCCTTAAATCGAAAACCTAAAACCATTTTCACAACTGCTTATCGCGAATTTGCTATAGAAGGATTTGAATTGGAAGCGGTTGATTATATTCTGAAACCAATTACATTCGAGCGGTTTTTCAAATCTGTAGAGCGTGTGTTGAGAAATATTCCTTCTGATGAACAAACTGAAGATTTCATTATTGTCAAATCTGATGGATTGAATAGGAAAATCATTTTATCTGATATTCTTTATTTTGAAAGCCAAGGAAATGATGTCAGAATCATTTTGCAAAACGAGGGAAAAATCATTACAAAAAATAAAATGACAGATTTGGAAAATTCACTTTCTGATAGGGCTTTTGTAAGGATTCATAGGTCTTTTTTAATCAATTCAAAATATGTAATTGCCTTCAATAATAATGAATTGAATTTGGGCAAATACAATATTCCCGTTGGCAGGAGTTATCGAAAAGAGTTTGAGGATTTTGTGGAGAAGTTTTCCGCTTCCAGATTATTGTGA